Genomic segment of Salvia splendens isolate huo1 chromosome 12, SspV2, whole genome shotgun sequence:
TTTATACATCTTTTTTATGTACTATAAATGTAAGAATATTTGTATGTGTGAACGAAGGGAAGGAATCAATAAAGCAAAAAAAAGGAAACTAACTAAATTAGTTAttttggagtatttattttaattagtgcAAAGAGAATAGCTCAGTTCCCTATTTTTGGGGGAAATATCAGCCTCGGCTAGATCTGTATTTTTCAAAATCTATAgatcaaattattttaaaaattcttgTTATAAGGGAGtaaaattaatgtaaattagaagttttgttaaatttaaaattctacactaaattataaaaatcttTATAAAATGCTAGAAATATGTCCATGGTGATATGTGATTGATTAATTGTTGTTTATGTACGATATTCTCTAGTGGTAAAACGGTTAATACCCAAGCCAAAGATCTCAGACTCAAGTCTATAACGATAAAGCctttaaaatttgtatttggTTGTGATAAATAGGAGGGGATTTTcagcttctttttttttcaatctgATCAATGCCTAATCAAATTCAAGATTTAAACAACATTACTAATAAAAGGAAATCTTTCAGTGATCTAAACAATCATCCATGTCAAATGCCGGTACCCGGCCCAGTTCGCCGCGACTCGAACGCCTATCGCCAGCGCAGCGAGCAGCAATGGAACCGGGGCACTTTCTATAGCTCGGGTGCCCGCATCGTCCCTTGCGCCTCCCGAGCTCTGGGCGTGGTGGAAGACAGCCAAGGCCAAGTAGGAGCCAATCACGGCGACTCTGATCCACGGCTCGCCCACGGCAGCCAAAACCGCGGCAACGGGCAGTGCGGACGACACGTAGTCTCTCTTCTTCGCAAACCTAGCAAAACAGAACATGCCCACGAGCAGCGTCCAGAAGAAGAGCTCGGCGACGTAGTTCCTGACAGCAGCGAAGCCGACCAAGCCGGCCAGTGTGAGGAGATAAGGCTGGCTGTTCACGGAGTCCGGGGAAGCAGCCTCCGCAACGGCGAGCACGGCGGATGTCAGCACGATGATTTGTGTCAGCTCCGGGATTGGAGCGTACGCGACTATGCCGGAGTAGAAGGATCGGATACTGTAGAAGGCTGTCTCCACTAGGCGGATTGTGGAGGTGAGGGGATCTCCGATGAAATGGAATACGAAGGCCAACACCAGCTTCGAGATGTAACCCGAGAACCACACTAGAGCCCCGAGAGCCTTTCTCCAGTTCGATAGTTCCCACAAGACGGTTCTCCAAGCATACAGCAAGAACGCCAGCACTGGGAGAAAATGATGTCGAGACATTATCAATGGCGTGTAAACGTCAAAATCATTCAACGGAGAATTGCATCGGAAGTTAAGAAAGCATTTAAACAGTTTAGTGATCACAAAGGATAATATGACACTCAAAACAGAAAGAGAATAGACGAAATTTCGCAATACGTATAAAAAGCACCGACAAATAGAGCTCCGAAACACTAAAATTTTCTCCTGCACGAGACCTTACAGTCCGTGCACCTAGACATTACCATCTGTAGTTCAT
This window contains:
- the LOC121759681 gene encoding uncharacterized protein LOC121759681 — protein: MSTALSTLFSKTPIKLSQPQISPQFRHRNTQFPSPLTKKAKPLTQIQISHCFYGSFGKSIDGFSANRSGFVVKAQNEEKDIRGESSMPERFRYLTKEAPDKPVRWPLLIVLAFLLYAWRTVLWELSNWRKALGALVWFSGYISKLVLAFVFHFIGDPLTSTIRLVETAFYSIRSFYSGIVAYAPIPELTQIIVLTSAVLAVAEAASPDSVNSQPYLLTLAGLVGFAAVRNYVAELFFWTLLVGMFCFARFAKKRDYVSSALPVAAVLAAVGEPWIRVAVIGSYLALAVFHHAQSSGGARDDAGTRAIESAPVPLLLAALAIGVRVAANWAGYRHLTWMIV